GGCAGCAGTCAGCTTGTTTGACAACAACACCACAGAAATAGCTCCTCAGCGCTGCACTCATGATGTCATTAAAAGGAGAGATAAGCTAAAACAAGTGCGACTCTACTACAGGGGTCAGTTTGTGCAGGCATACCACGTTCCTCCTCAGCCTGAGCGCCAATAACTAAAATATCTGCACCATAAACAACTGAGACAAACAGTTAATAGCCATATCCGAGTAGTTTTAACCAGTAAAAAGCCCCCTTGTGGCGCCGCATTTTACGTGGGAAACATAAATACTGCAGGAGTGTAACCTTTACGTTAGCATTACGTTAGCTGGCTGATACTGCGTTTAAGTTGATGTTGCGTTTACATAATGGTAGCTACGTTAAGAGCGAGAGGCTAGATTAAAAAAGCTTTAACAATATGTGTCTATGTGATTTCTGATAAAGTCGTGTTTAAGCAAGGTGTAGTAAATATAACAGGACACCACGCTcaggttttttttacaaagcGAGGCCAAAACAGCAGCGCAGTCAGCTAGCAGCATATTAGCTTCACCTCAAAGACTGCTGACAGCTTAATTACTAAcataaaaatagagaaaattaTCTACCTGGTCTAAATTGTCGTCGCTGGCACTGTCTTCGGAGTCAGAGTCAATCACGACCCGACCTTTCCGCTTCTTTACATTCACCATGATTAGCTGCACGGCTAACCTGTGTCGTCTAAATGTTTGAGGTTAGCCGCTGCTGCTACCTAGCTAGTCAGACACACAAAGGCGCTAATGCGCATGCGCGTTCCCACTGCTCCCACCACATTTAATGtctcaataataaatacaataaaatgaaataataaaatactactactactgttgctgctgctgctgctactactactactactactacttataataataataacaataacatactactactactactactacaacaacaactactactactactacaaataataataatgcaagctaatttattatttaattgctcattttgtgttgtgttttggaaGGATTGggaaagttttttgtttttttactaaaaCTTCACATAAGATCTGTATTGACAAAAATAATTgtgcaatattagtatttcaGGTATACCACTaatttcacttcacttcacaaatctgtgcaataatatctaactcaggtatattatcactcAACACCAAAATTACTCTTGTGAATAATGTTAggattactttatttatttattatttactactgttgtttttaatgtctttgtaCTCATTATTCATTgtactttattcttttttaataacGTTCTTTTTactatccactttgctgctgcataATTTAAATTTCCccatcatgggactaataaaggaatatcttatcttaaaagtattattttctgttttgtgtatcaaaatattaatattcGTAGCGctttaaacctttttattttgtgaggaatatttcatattcacaaatctaaaataacaaaaatataccccaacatttaagttttattttaattgaaataaaatagtATTTTGAGACTCTACACTGTATTATAAATGAGAAAAGTACATCTGTTATCAAAATCTATTTGATAAGTTAATAATAAGATAAGTTAATAATGAAGATTAAATTCtaatatttcataataatgaaaaatatttcataataacaaacgtatatatttacttaataattaacGTAGGGTTcagaataatttattttactttctgatattattactgattattattacGTTAAGAGGagtaaattaatcatttttaatttttaaaaagtgtcctaGAGCTGGGATGGGAACTACATATTGGTAGTGAGAGTTTCAGTCAGGACATGAATGTTTGGTGCAACACGAGCTACATTCAAGATCATCTCTATGTTCAAGACAACCATAAAGCTGCAGTCacgtgtttctctctgtgtcctgATCCTGTGTTACATTTACAGCATATCTGAACTTGTGCCTCTGAATGCAGCCTCAGAGCTTCCGGTGTGGAGCCGGACAACCTTGGATCTGTGCACGAACCTAAACCAGCGATGTATTAGTAGTTTGTGATCAATATCTGCGTTAAAAAGAGACAATTTAACACTgttgtcaaaataaaaacacgacCTGGAGCCGCTAGTGATGTTTCCACCAGACACGAACATGTTCAGAGTAAGTAGGAACAGATTATTAAACCTACTCTGTGTACTAATGAGTCATTAGTAGTAATTGATTGtaacctatttaaaatgtatttattaacaaGGCTGCAACAGACACATGTTAGTAATGTAAATGGGCAGTTTCATTATCGATGATTATTGATAATCCTCTGATAACCAATTTACTTAGAGAGCTACCTGAGATAAAACTGTCTTCATATGCACTCACTGGCCACTTTATCAGGTACACCTGTTTAATCTAATGCAATCcgatacaacagctctgccatcaTTTATATCCTAACCCTCATGAACTGTTCAGGCTCAAATtttacccatttttacatttgagagctgtaaaaacatcatgaaACATTTCTGTGGACCACTGTATAcaaaaaaaggacataaaatgcatctttttttcatttttgtgcagctgatacacatttttatatatgcaaatgtataaaTTCGACCtgaatcagcattcaaacatgttgttatattcattatattctataaaatgttctccttggaccataaaatagtgaatgtgaatgtttttgaatgattaatcaaacatttattaatgactgactgGGAATGGGTCATGGTTGATGTACTGGAATGCATTAGATTGAATGGTGTTTTAATAGTATCCAATATTTTCTCATTAACTTAGGaagacctttcaatataatgcactccagtacaccacAATTAACTAACAGTCAACTTAATGACACAGTGGGataattttctatattttcaacTGATAAACAAGATTAATAGCAAAACATAGATCAGCTAATAGTTTCAGAACTACTATGAAATGCATCTTAGACTAGATAATAATGTAaagattttatatattgtaaGAACTGCAATGAGTCATCAATCGACAGGAAAtgaatcaccaactattttgataattgattaatcattttgagacatTACTTTGagaaattaaagtgaaaatTCTTTGGTTCCAgcttattaaatgtgaatatttattggTTTCTTTAGTCCACTAAATCTTTGGGTTGTTTGTCAGGATGAAACAGAcataacaattaattaattcatcagtTGACAAAGGAAATAATCATTAACAGCAGTCCtgatgcagatgtttttttacaGGTAAATACAAGAAATTTTGAAAATCCATTATTACCTTAAAACTCAAGTGTCATAACACCAGTTTGTTTGAGCTGATGTAACCATGACTTTTCCttactgtgggatcaataaatgtatctttatctttatcccAGCAGTGAATCCTCCAGATCAACACTGAGATGTCTCTGCCAAAGATCAGTCGTCTCCCTCCAGCGAGGCTGCTGACCTCCGTCcaccagcagctgtttctccCCGCTGTCGGTCCTCCCACTGTGCCCAGAAGAGCTGTGAGTCACGGGGAATACAGACGGCCCGGCCAGCCCAGAGACGACAAGTTTCCATGGCAGAAGATTAATTTTGACTTCTCGAAGGGCttggagggagtaaagaagcaTTTTGCGCTGCTGAAAAAGGAGTTTTCTGAGCGCTGGGTCGGTCCAGACGGGAAAACCCTTACTGAGCACATACTGGAGCAGAACAGAGTCGTGTGGGAGTTCAGAGGTACAGAGAGCCTGGAGCAGTGGGCGGTGTCCTCGGATCGTGAGATAGGAGGTCAAAGTGAAATCTACTTGAAGCTTGGcaaaaacaataatacatgTCTTCTGTACGGGACTCTGAGCTCTACTCCTCCGAAAGATGGAGAGACACGCTACAGTGGCTACTGCAACATGCGCTCCAAGAAACCTCTGGTTAGTGTCCTGCTGGGTCTTCATGTCCTGGGGAAGTTAGTAGTGTTTACCAGCTATATGATGCTGCCGTTACCTGTGGATGGAACATTTTTCTACTCTATTCATAATGaatcatcattttaatattgtgggattttaaaaaaagatattctaTTTACacccatttcttttttaatgatctCTCTTCTGTATGTGGTAGTGAATTTGTGGTTAACTATGAAGCAAGTACTGCATTAAATTCCTTTTACAATGATTTctgaaatgattaaaacaattaaaccaGCAATGTTTTTACAATCTAAGATACTGAGACATTTTTATCTTGTGTATGATGTAGCTTAACGCCACTAACAGCCACTTTTAGCAAGAAAGCAGAAAACAGGAACAGGCTTGAGTATCAGTTGGTTCATTTGGTATTCACCTCCTGAAATGTACACACATATTTCCTCTTCCCCTATTTCACTGTGTGTCCAAAGAGGTTCCTTATTGCTCTTaactaaactttattttttcaatttcgTCCGCAGGCTTCATTTGATAGAAAGAAGCATTATGATTGGTCAAGTTTCAACACGCTGCATATGCGCGTGCGTGGTGACGGCCGTCCGTGGATGATCAACATAGCAGCAGAAACATACTTCGCTCACCAGAAGGACGACATATACAGTTACTTCCTGTATACCAGAGGAGGACCCTACTGGCAAGACGTCAAGGTATGATGTTATTCAATTTGGTTGTTGCTCTGCTGAGAAATGAAATACTTAAAGAGACATTACACTTTTGTCTTTCCCCACACACGTTTCTCTAACACCTCTTTGTCATTTTCCTCACTCATTTGCAGATCCCTTTTTCAAAGTTCTTCATCACACATCGGGGAAGGATACAAGATGATCAGCATCCTCTCTGGGTGGATAAGGTACAGCAAAGAAAGTCACAATGAAGTGgcaaaaaattattaaaatcaaagtCCATGGCTTTCCTGCATGACATACATTAATAATCTaggccaggggtgtcaaacatgcggcccgtgggccagaaccggcccgccgaggggttccttcctaccttccttttttcctttttatcattccttccatctgtccttcctaccttccttttttccttccatctgtcctccctccctttcttccttctgttcttccttccttccttcctctgtttcttccatctgtccttcctctgtttcttccatctgtccttccttccttttttttccctttcctttgttcatttcttccttccatctgtccttccttcctccgtttcttccatctgtcctaccttacttctgtctgtccctcctacctttcttccctctttctttttgcctgtctttccttccttccctccatctttttaatgatccggcccacgagatcaaattggtctgtatgtggcccttgaatgaaaatgagtttgactcccctgatCTAGGCTGTTAAAAACTCCTGGTACATCAGATGTATTTGAGTATGGGCACAGACTGtctgagtatatatatattgagtCTGTTTCTATCTACAGGTGAACACCATTGGATTTACCTTGGGAGATAAAACAGATGGTCCATTCCAGCTGGAGATAGACTACATTGGCGTCTGCAAAGACACTGCACACACTGAGGAGTTTGCCTATGAGGCGTACAAGAGGAATCCTGAAATTTGAGTGCTACAGAAGTGCTACAGATGGAGCTACTAattgtataaatgtattatacTGTTGCTGgtaataaatgaatgaaccaCCTTCTTGTGGCAGACAACCAATTACACCTTATTTGTCTCAGTAATTCTTCATGAAAGATGTTGTAGAGCTGGATTTTTGTACAGGTATCAATATCACACCTCCAGAATTGAATAATGCCCTCAATAAATGTTTCTGATTATAAAAATGAGCTATGTAATTAACTGTAACTGAATAAAGATTTACACTGAAGTATTTAAGAAAGGCTACTTACTTCAAAGACTCAAATAAAACCCATTAGATTCAGGTCTTGTTGAAGGAAACTGATCATGTGACACTGAAGAAATGTAATTTCAATTATAGAATCATCAGGATATCTTTTGCAGCTCtccctcagaaaaaaaaaactttaaaacttCTTTGCCTATTTTAAGCCAATAATCTAAATGAAGCTTTGTTTACATTAAAACTATTATAAGTGTAAATGCTCATGTTTTCATGGggcaaaaattaaaattattacACTTTGGAAAATTGGAACAgccatattttaattttttttataaaaagcaAAGGAAACAGACAAGAAATCTTCTGTACCAATGTCTTTTTATATGTCTTCTCCCAAAAAAGGGGGTAAAAACAGCACatcaactttttaaaagaacaaaatTACAAGTTTCCAAATGCAGCAAAACAGGACATCGATTTTCTACATatcaaaatacacaaatgcatcattcagagctataaaatgttttactaatgcacgaataaaatataaaaataaaaaccccacAGAAGGCTGGATGGAAGCAACAGGTTTCCTAACCAAAGAGACTAAAAAGAGATTGCAGAAATGAGTAAACTGCAGAcagtaaaatatttacagtggAACAACGAGCTGTACAGACGTCTACAAACAAGCGGGACATTTCTACATCATGACGAGGCCTCTTCTTGCACCGAGCATGTTCGCTTTCTTCTGCTTCCGATCCTCAGTGTGTTTTGTTCTTCTCTCCGCTCTTAAATAAAACCAGAAAAACATCCATAAGAGTCTGATGTTGTACCAGTTGAATTTATTAATGAGAAATAAATCAGTATTGATGCATCTTTTAGATTTTAGACTTACCTTGTCTGGACTTGGTGCTGTTTGTAATTTTTCTGGTGTGAGTTTGAGACCAGCGACTTGTTTCCTGCTGCGTTTTCTTTGGCCTCTCCAAACGGCTTCAGTTTACCTAacgaagagaggaggaaataaaCCCAAAAGAGGTTATTTAATATACTGGTGCTGCAGTATACTTCAATGAATCACGGATACTGAAAGGGGTTTTGTACCTGTATGAGGCTTGTAGCTGAGGGGACGAGACAGACTGGCCTTCAGATCAAAGTTAGTCTTCTTCTGTGTTCCTGGGGTTGTGTTAGTGCTGGTGTTTCCAATGAAAACGAAAGGCcctttgaaatgaaaatagatAAAGAAATCAATCATCTCAGTCCATCCATACCAATAGTCAAGTTCAAATGTAACAagttcaaattaaaaatgtacctGGAGTCTTGGATGCAGAGAAAGTTAAAGTCTTCATGGTGTTGGGCTTTCCTCCATCTTCGGTCTGTTTCAGTGGGGTACTCGAGGTCACACAGAGGGACTTGCGTGCTGGCGTTTTCACCAAGGACCTCTTATGCTCGTTGTCTTGAGTGGCTTCAGAGAACCTGCATGCAAACACAATCAGTTATTCATACAGCATCATACAGTATTAAAGactatttcatttttaacatttgagagaTTACACCACGAGAAACATGGATGAGAGAAGGTCAGGCAGGATGCTACTTGTCCATCCAAAGATTCAAAACTTCATAGTAATGTCTCATTACTTGCTAACTTGCCAAATTCGCCAAACGGCCGAAATGAGACAGTATTTGGCTGCTGATATTCATGTCTATGTCTGTGAAGAAAGAGACTCACCGAACGTTGATCCTGCGAGTGGAAATGACAGATGGTCTGAATAGAGCATCTTTCTTCTCTGCTGGTTTAGTTTGGGGAGCTGGTCTCTTATTCACCGTGACAGGGCTGAACATGGAAGTACGACTCACATTTGCCTTctgtaaaatatatacaaattaTCACCTTCACTGCACTCTGGAAGTAACCAATATACTGTGAAATCTGAACGATTATGGATGTTTAACATGTGGGACTCACCACTTGAGTTTTAACATCAACTTTCTGCTGTTTCACTTTGTCTGAAGGCATCTAAAAAATATAAGCAAATATCAATGAATACAATAATTTTATGAATTCATTTCAGCCAACCAGGACTGTCTAGAAGCTGTTGAGTACCTTCAGTTCTTTCACTGGATTCTTGTAGCTCTCAATCTGCTTGTTCTTCCGATGGACGTATGAGTCAATGGACTCCATCTTGTTAAAATGTGCCTCATGGAGCTTTTTGAAGTCTACAAGagaaataatttacaaaaataattGTAAGAGTTTGTTGAGACTTCTAATATAGTTTTCCCCCCCAAGATatggaaaaagaggaaacaaagagaaaaaaaaaaagaaaaacttactTGGAGTGCTTGGCTTCAACAAAGCCTTCTTCTTCTGGACCCCTTCATAACGAGGGATCTTACCAGCTTTGGGGATTTTTGATGCATTTCCTAGACAAACAATTTcaatatgtataaaataaaaataaggatGAAGAAATCCTAATCTCCTAAGAAATCAAAAATGATACGCTGTCAAACTGTTACAGATCAGTATCACAATGCACAGGTGCTTCACCTTTGACAGCAGGCTGCTGCTCACTGTTGGCGGCTGGTGGCTCTGCAGGAAGCTCAGTGTCCACTTTTTCAGAGTCACTGGCAGAGGACACGCGTCTCTTTTTAGCACCTCTGGTACCACCGCTTGGACTAGATGCTGTGACTTCAGCATcaacctaaaaaaaacaaaaatagtttAAGGGATCAATCCTGCTGAATACAAGGAACTGACACCACAACAGAACATGCCTGTGCATACCGACTATATTTGTTTTATCAGTGAGGACTAGAGGATATTTGCAAAGAAACATGTCAATACAAACTTGGATTTTGTTTAACATAGACGTGCTTATTAGATTTATCATAGTTGTAGGTGTTGGTGTTGTGCACTGATGTTGAGTATATTATGATGTGTTATACCTCTTCTGCAGTGGGTGGCAACTCATTGCACTCGGTCACCGTTGCAATTTCAGAGATCTTTCTCTTGGTCCCATTTCCTTTCCCCCGACGTGTGTTCACAAACACTGAGGTGCTGGAAACGTCTTCCTTGCAGGTTGCATCCTTATTTTCCTGAGTGCTGACTTGAGcctcattttcatctttttgctCAACAGCAGCATCCTTCTCATTCCCCTGGTAAACACCACAGCAGTATGTAAACATCACATATAGACAAAACAACCATGGTGTAAGGCTGATTTTATAAGAATGAATTAGCTTacctgctcttcctccttctttttttgttcataaAGCTGCTTGATTGCCTTCAAGAGTTTATCGCCCTGTTTACAGACAAATAATGTTAGCTAGTTAGTCAAATAATAGGTTAAAATGTTAAGCTCTAGTCCCTGAAGGCCTTCTTGTGATATTGGGTTgctctgacttttttttactcttcCATCTACAAGCCCTCATGTTTGGTATGGTCATTGCAAAAAGGGTTATCTTGAGTGAGTGGaagtctgtctctcctccttgctttaaaaaaaatagttgaaTGACATGGTCTCCTGTCTATGCCTTGAAGAAATTCAGTTCCCTTTTTGTCTAATTCCCACCCCAAGTTTCTTACAGTCTGGGGAGCCTTTATTGACCAGGAAAGAGATGTGTCTCACTGGGACTTAATTCAATAGGACTATGCTTTATTCTGCCGTATTGCATTGTATTGTATATCTCCAATAAGCATTTTAAGCAGAATGTGATACATCCTTCTGGTGCTCTGCCAGCTATTCTGGTCTGATATTTGTCATTGTAGACATATTTTTCTAGACAAGGTGGCACCTTGTACATCCAAAATAAGACTGCTAGACTCTACGTAAAAATACATCACTTTGTCTATTATGTTGTGAAAATGCAAAgctcataaataaatgtatttaaaaaattactATGTTAAGATCTGTCTTAAAACGACAGTCAGATGCCCAtgaatgaacactgaaagaggtctGGCTGTATTCaatcaaatgtgctttcaatagaaagtaaatcatgatgtgtCCACATAGTCATTTTATGCATTCAAAATGTGGGTGcctgaatgttgttttaagatgatgtgaataaaaataaacccaTTATTTAAATGCTTTGTTCAATTTTGGTTAGATACGTTAGCGTTACACAGACGGACCAGCCTCAACAAACCACCGTAACTGACAAATATCGCTGTATTAATTTAAACAGAGTAGCTTAATTTACCTTCATGTTGGCTTTAAGGCCGAGCTCCTTTGCAAGGCTTCGTAGCTCTGCATATTTCATGGAGTCCAGGTCCATGTTGATGTTATAGTTTGCTCTGtttgttgaaatgaaacaagTATATATCCACGTTGTTGTCCTCTCTCACGGTGCGGTGGGATGTGGCTGCTGCTCCTGACGGTTAAAAACTGTACTGATTCAAAACAGGAGCGGGAGCCGTCTGATTGGCTTCTGGGTGTGAGCGTAAGAGCACCACAGCCAATCAAAGCGGAGGTGCGTTTTTTAGCCGTCAACGTAAAAAGTACTGGTGCGTTCCAGTTACCTCGGAAGTTGGAAGGCCTATGTGTGGGTATTGACTTAGAtgagacacacaaaaataagacaaatttgctaataaacaggatataaCTACACATTTTACACTGTTTATGCACGTGGCTATCATCTTTGATTTTGATGTCGGAACTTTACTTCTTTACGAGTTGGAAATCCGACATCAGGGGGCGTTCGAAGTGAAATTTCCGACTACCGAGTACAACTTGAACGCAGCAAATAAACCATGCGTTGTTTAAACTTCTCTCAGTTAACTCCTCATTTGAATTTAACCTAGCCATATAGATTCATAACGCTATATTTTTTGGCATAATCTTACttattattcaattattttcatcatgtgCTTTAGcagtgtataataatatatatatctgcATTTCTAACATTGTTCCAGACGGTGGCAGTGTGAAGTCGAGCAAACCTTGCAGCACGTCCAGTTaaacataaagaagaaaaaaatccaaaataacaAGCGGGACTGCTATATTACCCAGGCTATTATTTAAAACTCACCTTTAATCAACATGGAGTTTAATGAGAGCCTGATAAGTGAACGTGGTGACACTGATGTAAAGCTGACCATAATGGATGAATGCAGACCGATGACTCTTCACTGCGAGCAATGCAAAACAGTCCTGGGAGACTCCCTTAGTATCTGTGGAGAGGTGAAATGTTTGGACTCGATTATGTGCAGGAGTAAGTTCACTTCATCTCTCATTCATAATTATTGACACTCTATAAGTAAAGAAAATAATGCATGAGTTGTTCAAATGTTGGAAAATATGGACACAAATTAACTCAGATGATGGTGAATTTACCTGTTGTGTACTCGTGGGTGGGTTGTTTGTATGGGAGCCGTGAGGTGCAAAACACTAAATTAGGGCTcaaactaacaattattttcattattggttCATTGATtagtataaaatgtcagaaaatggtgaaagtTACATATCTAAGTAGAAATTTGTCTTAGGTTTTCATGGAAACAGAGCTATTTGGTGCCATAGGTGGGACAGTGTATCATAATATAGTGCTTATACTGTAGGTAAGATTTGACCCAGCTGTACAATACCTGATATGAAGACATTTTTACTGCTTGTTTTTCATCAGGAGTCACCAATGATGTGGTCCTCAGTGATGAACTGGAATCAGGACATAAAGGGGAAATGGCTAAATGGTGAGTGAATGCAGTGATTCTGGATAAAATATGATGCTCTTATGAGGCAAATTGGTTGTGCAGCTGTTTTCAACCCTTGTGTGACACCCACATATATTAGATGCATACAATAAACAGCATATAATGTATAAATGGTCCTAACATAACATAATGCAACATCAAAGTTaggtttaaaatattaataatgatctAAAAGGACTGACCAGGCAGACTGTGGTTGTTTGATTTGAGCCCTTGAACCCATAGACTACAGTTTTagggagcaggtaccaggtgtGTGTTGCATGTGAAATCTTCCTCCACCACTTCCTCCCTCAGGTGGTATACTGGGATTAATAAAAATGCTCTTCTTAGTCAACCTTTAGCCATGATCAGGATCTGTGTCAGCGTTATATTTGCTCTAACTGCTCTCGTTTACTTCCAGCATCTACAGCTCTCTGAAATGTCGCGGCTGCCACTGTGCTGTGGGGAAGGTCATTCACTCAGCGCCTTCACGTTTGGCTGTGATTCGCTCCATCTATCTCCTGCACAAAGCTAACATCAGCTGGTAAGCCCCGCCACTTCTGCtgagcacacaaacatgttgaCTTGTACAGATGCACTGCTGTCTGGagagattaaaataaacaagtgCTGAATGAGTTCAGTGCTTGAAtggcctttttttaaacacagcaaagctcacattatatttatatgttgtgtATCTGAGAAATACACTGTTGTAAAGTCACTTGGTGAAACAGTGCTGgtgcattataaataaataaaaatcaagttgTGCATTTACTTTGTCTTTCCTGTACAGTTACATCCTCAACAGCTGCTCAATGGTGAGAGCATCCACACTCAAATTTAACCTGAAGCCTCTCAAGGAAAACATTCATGAGGTGAGACAAGAAAATGTGATTAACTTGATTTGTGTGTATTATCCTcaggttgggaaggttactttggaaatgtaataggttactagttaccctatttaaaatgtactaagtaatgttactattttaattacttaatcaaagtaatgttaCTGTTATGTTAAGttacccattaagcaccaaagttcaggtgtttttcatactgacatgatttataagggagatcatttcttctgttctgggcttacttggtactgtgacaccatttaagcacaaaatataaaaacaaatattgatCTCATAGAATCAAAAACAGCAatgtatgtattcagtaacatgttaaatattaaaaaattaggaaaaaaccctcctgagcaaaatcgtAAAGGTCTCTCTTCGGATGTAACCTCCTTttgta
This is a stretch of genomic DNA from Scomber japonicus isolate fScoJap1 chromosome 16, fScoJap1.pri, whole genome shotgun sequence. It encodes these proteins:
- the oip5 gene encoding protein Mis18-beta; protein product: MEFNESLISERGDTDVKLTIMDECRPMTLHCEQCKTVLGDSLSICGEVKCLDSIMCRRVTNDVVLSDELESGHKGEMAKCIYSSLKCRGCHCAVGKVIHSAPSRLAVIRSIYLLHKANISCYILNSCSMVRASTLKFNLKPLKENIHEVKRQFQAKYDKMAVIKRRLEDSVATEADK
- the ndufaf1 gene encoding complex I intermediate-associated protein 30, mitochondrial yields the protein MSLPKISRLPPARLLTSVHQQLFLPAVGPPTVPRRAVSHGEYRRPGQPRDDKFPWQKINFDFSKGLEGVKKHFALLKKEFSERWVGPDGKTLTEHILEQNRVVWEFRGTESLEQWAVSSDREIGGQSEIYLKLGKNNNTCLLYGTLSSTPPKDGETRYSGYCNMRSKKPLASFDRKKHYDWSSFNTLHMRVRGDGRPWMINIAAETYFAHQKDDIYSYFLYTRGGPYWQDVKIPFSKFFITHRGRIQDDQHPLWVDKVNTIGFTLGDKTDGPFQLEIDYIGVCKDTAHTEEFAYEAYKRNPEI
- the nusap1 gene encoding nucleolar and spindle-associated protein 1, which translates into the protein MDLDSMKYAELRSLAKELGLKANMKGDKLLKAIKQLYEQKKKEEEQGNEKDAAVEQKDENEAQVSTQENKDATCKEDVSSTSVFVNTRRGKGNGTKRKISEIATVTECNELPPTAEEVDAEVTASSPSGGTRGAKKRRVSSASDSEKVDTELPAEPPAANSEQQPAVKGNASKIPKAGKIPRYEGVQKKKALLKPSTPNFKKLHEAHFNKMESIDSYVHRKNKQIESYKNPVKELKMPSDKVKQQKVDVKTQVKANVSRTSMFSPVTVNKRPAPQTKPAEKKDALFRPSVISTRRINVRFSEATQDNEHKRSLVKTPARKSLCVTSSTPLKQTEDGGKPNTMKTLTFSASKTPGPFVFIGNTSTNTTPGTQKKTNFDLKASLSRPLSYKPHTGKLKPFGEAKENAAGNKSLVSNSHQKNYKQHQVQTRAERRTKHTEDRKQKKANMLGARRGLVMM